The following are encoded together in the Vigna angularis cultivar LongXiaoDou No.4 chromosome 9, ASM1680809v1, whole genome shotgun sequence genome:
- the LOC108347585 gene encoding protein STRUBBELIG-RECEPTOR FAMILY 7, with amino-acid sequence MVLDPRLVLLVFISTCILAIDGDTDSNDAGALRAMFQSMNSPSQLNWNGADPCGQSWQGITCSGNRVTEIKLPGRSLSGSLGYQLESLSSVTNLDMSNNNLGGSIPYQLPPSLQYLNLANNNFNGQIPYSLSQKASLIVLNLGHNQLQQALNVDFQKLSSLSTLDLSFNSFTGDLPQTLSSLSSISTMYLQNNQFTGTINVLANLPLETLNVGNNHFTGWIPQQLNNINLQKDGNDWSSGPAPPPPPGTPPVVPRNRNHKSGGHTPSDAGSSDDGGKKSGIGGGGIAGIVISILVVAAVVAFFLVKKRSKKSSGDIEKLDNQPLAPHTSHHHEMNALQTSSVTDLNTFDTPTAPISLKPPPFDRHKSFDEDEFSVKPATVIKPTTVKKNVTAPTNVKSYSVADLQIATGSFSVDQLIGEGSFGRVYRAQFDDGKVLAVKKIDSSVLPNDLSDDFVELVSSISHLHHPNVTELVGYCSEHGQHLLVYEFHKNGSLHDFLHLPDDYSKPLIWNSRVKIALGIARALEYLHEVCSPSVVHKNIKSANILLDTDLNPHLSDSGLASYIPNANQVLNNNSGSGYEAPEVVMSGQYTLKSDVFSFGVIMLELLSGRKPFDSSRPRSEQGLVRWATPQLHDIDALAKMVDPALEGLYPVKSLSRFADVIALCVQPEPEFRPPMSEVVQALVRLVQRTNMSKRTTFVTDQGVSNRGGDNQESQDM; translated from the exons ATGGTGTTGGATCCAAGGCTGGTGCTGTTAGTGTTCATCAGCACCTGCATTTTGGCCATTGATGGTGACACAGATTCAAATGACG CTGGTGCTCTGAGGGCTATGTTTCAAAGTATGAACTCACCATCTCAGCTAAATTGGAATGGGGCAGATCCTTGTGGACAGTCTTGGCAAGGCATCACTTGCTCTGGCAATCGAGTCACAGAGAT TAAGTTACCTGGTCGTTCACTTTCTGGATCTTTGGGTTACCAGCTAGAATCCTTGTCATCGGTTACAAACCT AGACATGAGTAATAATAATCTTGGTGGCTCCATACCGTACCAACTTCCTCCTAGTCTGCAGTACTT AAATCTTGCCAATAATAATTTCAATGGGCAGATCCCTTATTCTCTTTCTCAAAAGGCTTCGCTTATTGTCCT gAATCTCGGTCACAATCAGCTCCAGCAAGCACTTAATGTTGATTTCCAAAAGCTTTCTTCCCTCTCTACATT GGATCTCTCATTCAATTCTTTTACAGGTGACCTGCCTCAGACTTTGAGCTCACTTTCTAGCATAAGCACCAT GTATCTGCAAAACAACCAGTTTACAGGCACCATTAATGTCCTTGCTAATCTGCCTCTGGAAACTCT GAATGTGGGAAATAATCATTTTACAGGCTGGATACCACAACAATTGAATAACATAAACCTGCA AAAGGATGGTAATGATTGGAGCTCAGGACCTGCACCCCCACCTCCTCCTGGGACACCTCCAGTAGTACCAAGAAATCGAAATCACAAATCTGGGGGACATACCCCATCAGATGCTGGCTCAAGTGACGATGGAGGCAAAAAATCTGGTATTGGAGGTGGTGGCATTGCTGGAATAGTAATCTCCATCCTGGTTGTTGCGGCAGTAGTGGCATTCTTTCTGGTGAAGAAAAGATCTAAAAAGTCGTCTGGTGATATTGAAAAGCTTGACAATCAACCCTTGGCTCCTCATACTTCACATCATCATG AAATGAATGCCCTGCAAACTTCATCTGTAACTGACTTGAATACATTTGATACACCTACGGCCCCGATAAGTCTTAAACCTCCACCTTTTGATCGCCATAAATCATTTGACGAGGATGAGTTTTCAGTGAAGCCCGCCACTGTCATTAAGCCCACTACAGTGAAGAAGAACGTCACAGCTCCTACAAATGTAAAATCTTATTCTGTAGCTGACCTGCAGATTGCTACTGGAAGCTTCAGTGTGGATCAACTTATTGGTGAGGGGTCTTTTGGACGTGTATATCGAGCTCAATTTGATGATGGAAAG GTTCTTGCTGTTAAGAAGATAGATTCCTCTGTCCTTCCTAATGATTTGTCTGATGATTTTGTGGAACTGGTTTCAAGCATATCCCATTTGCACCATCCCAATGTGACAGAGCTTGTAGGTTATTGTTCAGAGCATGGACAGCACTTACTAGTCTACGAGTTTCATAAAAACGGATCACTGCATGACTTCCTCCACCTACCTGACGACTATAGTAAACCATTGATATGGAATTCACGCGTGAAGATTGCCTTGGGGATTGCACGTGCTTTAGA GTATCTTCATGAAGTTTGTTCACCATCTGTTGTTCATAAGAATATAAAGTCAGCCAACATATTGCTTGATACAGATCTCAATCCTCATCTTTCTGACAGTGGATTGGCAAGCTATATTCCAAATGCAAATCAG GTATTGAACAATAATTCTGGATCTGGGTATGAAGCTCCCGAAGTTGTCATGTCTGGCCAATACACTCTTAAGAGTGATGTCTTTAGTTTTGGGGTTATCATGTTGGAACTTCTTAGTGGACGGAAACCATTTGATAG CTCAAGGCCAAGGTCTGAGCAGGGTTTGGTTCGATGGGCAACACCTCAACTCCATGATATCGATGCTCTGGCTAAAATGGTTGATCCTGCATTAGAAGGACTATACCCTGTGAAGTCTCTTTCTCGATTTGCAGATGTTATTGCTCTTTGTGTTCAG CCGGAGCCGGAATTCCGACCACCTATGTCAGAAGTGGTTCAAGCGCTGGTTCGATTAGTGCAGCGAACTAACATGAGTAAGAGGACGA